From Pseudomonas sp. G.S.17, the proteins below share one genomic window:
- the greB gene encoding transcription elongation factor GreB, producing the protein MSTNIITKEGHEALKQELDYLWREKRPDTTRKVTWAASLGDRSENADYQYNKKLLREIDRRVRYLRKRLEDVRVVAYSPEQEGRVFFGAWVEIENDAGEIKKFRVVGYDEIYGRNDYISIDSPMARALLKKEEGDETVVQTPNGEMVWWINSITYPG; encoded by the coding sequence TTGAGCACCAACATCATCACGAAGGAAGGCCATGAAGCTCTGAAACAGGAGCTGGATTACCTGTGGCGGGAGAAGCGGCCGGACACCACGCGCAAGGTGACGTGGGCGGCGTCACTGGGCGATCGCAGTGAAAACGCCGACTACCAATACAACAAGAAACTGCTGCGGGAAATCGACCGCAGGGTTCGCTATCTGCGCAAGCGTCTTGAGGACGTGCGCGTGGTTGCCTACTCGCCGGAGCAGGAAGGTCGGGTGTTTTTCGGCGCCTGGGTCGAGATCGAAAATGACGCGGGGGAGATCAAGAAATTCCGCGTGGTGGGTTACGACGAGATCTACGGTCGCAACGATTACATTTCCATCGACTCACCGATGGCGCGCGCGCTGCTGAAGAAAGAAGAGGGCGATGAAACCGTGGTGCAGACGCCGAATGGCGAGATGGTGTGGTGGATCAATAGCATCACCTATCCCGGCTGA
- a CDS encoding DoxX family protein, with protein sequence MSPLIKAVFTTRAGYGLTIVRILVGIIFIAHGSQKLFGAFGGYGLEGTGQYMASLGLNPGYLMALLSGSAEFFGGLGLVIGLLARPAAVVLALTLVVAIFSVHISHGLFMANNGYEFALALLGGVIAVLIEGAGKASVDRAIGD encoded by the coding sequence ATGAGCCCTCTGATCAAAGCAGTTTTCACTACCCGTGCCGGTTACGGTCTGACCATCGTGCGTATCCTGGTCGGCATCATTTTTATCGCTCACGGCAGCCAGAAGCTGTTCGGCGCATTTGGCGGCTACGGCCTGGAAGGCACCGGACAATACATGGCCAGCCTGGGTCTGAACCCTGGTTATCTGATGGCGTTGCTGTCGGGCAGCGCGGAGTTCTTCGGCGGCCTGGGCCTGGTGATAGGTCTGTTGGCCCGCCCGGCTGCGGTAGTGCTTGCGCTGACGCTGGTGGTGGCGATTTTCTCGGTGCATATCAGTCACGGGTTGTTCATGGCCAACAACGGTTATGAGTTTGCCTTGGCGTTGCTCGGCGGCGTGATTGCGGTATTGATCGAGGGTGCGGGCAAGGCGTCGGTGGATCGGGCTATCGGTGATTGA
- a CDS encoding TatD family hydrolase: MQLIDIGVNLTNPSFASQRQAVLDRAYAAGVCQLVVTGTSIEGSEQALQLCHELDEDARHLFSTAGIHPHSASDWTTDTEQQLRALLKENRVRAVGECGLDFNRDFSPRPQQEKVLEAHLALAVELQLPVFLHERDASQRLLEILRDYRDRLPAAVVHCFTGEQRALFSYLDLDLHIGITGWICDERRGTHLHPLVRDIPRGRLMLESDAPYLLPRTLRPKPKNGRNEPAYLPEVLREVALHRGETEEDLAAHSSRCARTFFDLPELADAHV; encoded by the coding sequence ATGCAACTCATCGACATCGGCGTCAATCTGACAAATCCCAGCTTCGCCTCGCAACGACAGGCGGTTCTCGATCGAGCCTATGCCGCGGGCGTCTGTCAACTGGTCGTTACCGGCACCAGTATCGAGGGCAGCGAACAGGCTTTGCAGCTCTGTCACGAACTGGATGAAGATGCCAGGCACCTGTTCAGCACTGCGGGAATTCATCCCCATTCAGCGAGCGATTGGACCACCGATACCGAGCAACAGTTGCGTGCCCTGCTCAAAGAAAATCGCGTGCGCGCCGTCGGCGAATGCGGTCTGGATTTCAATCGCGATTTCTCCCCACGCCCGCAACAGGAAAAAGTCCTGGAGGCGCATCTGGCGTTGGCGGTCGAATTGCAATTGCCCGTATTTCTTCACGAACGCGACGCCAGCCAGCGTCTGCTGGAGATTCTGCGCGACTATCGCGACCGTCTTCCCGCCGCTGTCGTGCATTGTTTTACCGGCGAACAACGAGCATTGTTCAGCTATCTGGACCTTGATCTGCACATCGGCATCACCGGCTGGATCTGCGATGAGCGCCGTGGTACGCACCTGCATCCGCTGGTCCGCGACATTCCCCGTGGTCGTTTGATGCTGGAAAGCGATGCGCCGTACCTGCTGCCGCGTACCTTGCGACCCAAGCCGAAAAATGGCCGCAACGAACCGGCCTACCTGCCCGAAGTGTTGCGCGAAGTGGCTCTGCATCGGGGCGAAACCGAGGAAGACCTGGCCGCCCACAGCAGCCGCTGCGCACGCACTTTTTTCGACTTGCCCGAGCTTGCGGACGCTCACGTCTGA
- a CDS encoding class I SAM-dependent methyltransferase — protein MTRLHPVVRISPIATQFARKNPKILLGGSHQPTLLRYLDGWPRRNGGPHAFLIQFVDTLQSLAQFKDDQFDLAVLQAPDAEHAEEVIRNLTRIARQGLITRC, from the coding sequence ATGACCCGTCTGCATCCCGTTGTTCGCATTTCCCCCATCGCCACTCAGTTCGCGCGTAAAAATCCAAAGATCCTCTTGGGCGGTTCCCATCAACCGACATTGCTGCGTTACCTGGATGGCTGGCCACGACGTAATGGCGGGCCGCATGCATTCCTGATCCAGTTCGTCGACACCCTGCAATCCCTCGCGCAGTTCAAGGACGATCAATTCGATCTGGCGGTGTTGCAAGCGCCGGATGCCGAGCATGCCGAAGAGGTGATTCGCAATCTGACGCGTATTGCGCGGCAAGGATTGATTACTCGCTGCTGA
- a CDS encoding transglycosylase SLT domain-containing protein, giving the protein MIRALIVPVVFLLTLAPFPANARQAGPQLVQHKTQVRDLAAIRSSKVLRVLVNQSRNSSGDVQGEEIGVEYHRLQAFEKYLNSHSRDGQQITFKIIPKAKTQLLSALRRGEGDLVAPGELLDATGVKGIEASAPIVSQVPLVLIGVKGERGFKHVEQLSGRTLSLSAGSAADEAVHQLNQRLALRKLPPVKIEWVDPSLAVEDVLEMVQAGIFHLTVVEQPIAERWVRVMPKLRVDRALTLSTGSDMNWYVRQDASVLHATIDSFLKTYRAPANQDVAFQKAYKNLYRVHNPLARADRQRLEELRPMLQRHADAQGMDWLNLAALAFKESALDPGAKGSGGATGLLQITPSAAQRVGVGNIQTADNNVQAGAKYLALIRRKFFAGPRFNERERMAFTLAAYNLGPERVQGMRLEAKRRGLNPDQWFFQTERVAMEQAGMGVVSYVNSVNKYYLAFDRERDSLEDTRPGKLTVRK; this is encoded by the coding sequence ATGATCCGAGCCTTGATTGTCCCCGTGGTTTTTCTGTTGACCTTGGCACCGTTCCCGGCGAACGCGCGTCAGGCTGGTCCGCAACTGGTGCAGCACAAAACCCAGGTCCGGGACCTGGCCGCTATCCGCAGCAGCAAGGTGTTGCGCGTGCTGGTCAACCAGAGCCGCAACAGTTCCGGCGATGTGCAGGGCGAAGAGATCGGCGTCGAATATCACCGTCTCCAGGCCTTCGAGAAATACCTCAACAGTCATTCCCGCGACGGCCAGCAGATCACCTTCAAAATCATTCCCAAAGCCAAGACTCAGTTGCTCAGCGCATTGCGACGCGGCGAGGGCGATCTGGTTGCGCCGGGTGAACTGCTCGATGCCACGGGCGTGAAGGGCATCGAGGCCAGCGCGCCCATCGTCAGCCAGGTGCCGTTGGTGCTGATCGGAGTCAAGGGCGAGCGCGGCTTCAAACATGTGGAGCAACTGTCCGGCCGCACCTTGAGTCTGTCGGCGGGCAGTGCGGCCGATGAAGCGGTGCACCAGTTGAACCAGCGCCTGGCGTTGCGCAAGCTGCCGCCGGTGAAGATCGAGTGGGTTGATCCGAGTCTGGCGGTGGAAGATGTGCTGGAAATGGTCCAGGCGGGCATCTTTCACCTGACCGTAGTCGAGCAGCCGATTGCCGAGCGCTGGGTGCGGGTCATGCCGAAACTGCGCGTCGACCGGGCGTTGACCCTGAGCACCGGCAGCGACATGAACTGGTACGTGCGCCAGGACGCGTCGGTGTTGCACGCCACGATCGACAGCTTCCTCAAAACCTATCGTGCGCCCGCCAACCAGGACGTTGCGTTCCAGAAGGCCTATAAAAATCTTTATCGCGTACACAATCCTCTGGCCCGCGCAGATCGCCAGCGTCTGGAAGAACTGCGCCCGATGTTGCAGCGTCACGCAGATGCTCAGGGCATGGACTGGCTGAATCTGGCGGCCCTGGCATTCAAGGAATCAGCGCTGGATCCGGGTGCCAAAGGCAGCGGCGGCGCCACCGGCCTGCTGCAGATCACGCCATCGGCCGCGCAACGGGTCGGCGTGGGTAATATCCAGACAGCCGACAATAATGTTCAGGCCGGGGCCAAATACCTTGCGTTGATCCGCCGCAAGTTTTTTGCCGGCCCCAGGTTCAATGAGCGCGAACGCATGGCCTTTACCCTGGCCGCGTACAACCTTGGTCCGGAGCGTGTGCAGGGCATGCGTCTCGAGGCCAAGCGGCGTGGCTTGAATCCGGATCAATGGTTTTTCCAGACTGAGCGCGTGGCGATGGAACAGGCTGGAATGGGCGTGGTGAGCTACGTTAATAGTGTGAACAAATATTATCTGGCGTTTGATCGCGAGCGCGACTCTCTGGAAGACACCCGACCCGGAAAGCTGACAGTCAGGAAGTGA
- a CDS encoding methyl-accepting chemotaxis protein: MGTWLSNLSLKYKFWAVNAVAFITTLLLVVYASQLEQQARVDGARQSAQAQARLIGSWPAAQAVPAGSDVLVIPQGQTPKFKDQSLPQLASGTGWVELNLQPSADENTLIGAQVVARADGQRVALLAFAPSLTQVLEARFVNYAIAVFVLMLAMLCASQLLIRFLLSQLNTLKDVMLHVEKSGDLSARVPLTGDDEVGQMAKAFNAMQAGYQRVVNTVAQTAARLDQGAAHLAAGMNDVRHGMLGQQSETDQVATAINEMSATVYHIAQHASTTRDQSQTADTLAGGGKAVVERVQLSIAGLSTGVQQTAEMIQRLAEDSQKINGVVGVIHSIAEQTNLLALNAAIEAARAGEMGRGFAVVADEVRNLAKRVQTSTDEITTMVSALQAGTRDAVDFMQDSSFKADECVQQAQEAGDALAAIAGAVAQMRESNTQIAVAAQQQSQVAEDMNRAVVSIRDVTERTVNQTVDSATTSSELATLAGELSKAIGQLKL; this comes from the coding sequence ATGGGCACCTGGCTTAGCAACCTTTCGCTGAAGTACAAGTTCTGGGCCGTGAACGCGGTCGCTTTCATTACCACGCTGTTGCTGGTGGTCTATGCCTCGCAACTCGAACAACAGGCACGCGTCGATGGCGCTCGTCAGTCCGCCCAGGCGCAAGCGCGACTGATCGGTTCGTGGCCCGCCGCACAAGCGGTTCCCGCTGGCAGCGATGTGTTGGTCATTCCTCAGGGCCAAACCCCGAAATTCAAGGATCAGTCATTGCCGCAACTGGCCAGCGGCACAGGCTGGGTCGAGCTGAACCTGCAACCGTCGGCGGATGAAAATACCCTGATCGGCGCTCAGGTCGTGGCGCGTGCTGACGGGCAGCGCGTCGCGCTCCTGGCCTTCGCGCCAAGCCTGACGCAAGTCCTGGAAGCTCGCTTCGTCAACTACGCCATTGCCGTATTTGTCCTGATGCTGGCCATGCTCTGCGCGTCGCAGTTGCTGATTCGCTTCCTGCTCAGCCAGCTCAACACCCTCAAGGACGTCATGCTGCACGTGGAGAAAAGCGGCGATCTGTCGGCGCGCGTGCCGCTGACTGGCGATGATGAAGTGGGTCAGATGGCCAAGGCCTTCAACGCGATGCAGGCCGGTTATCAACGCGTGGTCAACACCGTTGCCCAGACCGCTGCACGTCTGGATCAGGGCGCTGCGCATCTAGCGGCCGGCATGAATGACGTGCGCCACGGCATGCTCGGCCAGCAGAGTGAAACCGATCAGGTCGCCACCGCGATCAACGAGATGTCCGCCACCGTTTATCACATTGCCCAACACGCCAGCACCACGCGCGATCAGTCGCAGACTGCCGACACCCTGGCTGGCGGCGGCAAGGCCGTGGTCGAACGGGTTCAATTGTCTATCGCAGGTTTGTCCACCGGCGTGCAGCAAACCGCCGAGATGATTCAGCGCCTGGCCGAAGACAGTCAGAAGATCAACGGCGTGGTCGGCGTGATTCACAGCATTGCCGAACAGACCAACCTGTTGGCGCTCAACGCGGCCATCGAGGCCGCACGGGCCGGTGAAATGGGCCGTGGCTTTGCCGTCGTCGCAGATGAAGTGCGCAACCTGGCCAAGCGCGTGCAGACCTCCACCGATGAAATCACCACCATGGTTTCCGCGTTGCAGGCTGGGACTCGCGACGCGGTGGATTTCATGCAGGACAGCTCCTTCAAGGCGGACGAATGCGTGCAGCAGGCTCAGGAAGCCGGCGATGCACTCGCCGCTATCGCCGGCGCGGTTGCGCAGATGCGCGAGAGCAACACGCAGATCGCCGTCGCCGCGCAGCAGCAAAGTCAGGTTGCCGAAGACATGAATCGCGCCGTGGTCAGCATTCGTGATGTGACTGAACGCACTGTGAACCAGACCGTGGATTCCGCCACCACCAGTAGCGAGCTCGCGACCCTGGCCGGTGAGCTGAGCAAGGCCATCGGTCAACTCAAGCTGTAA